One Spinacia oleracea cultivar Varoflay chromosome 4, BTI_SOV_V1, whole genome shotgun sequence DNA segment encodes these proteins:
- the LOC110792437 gene encoding polyprenol reductase 2 isoform X2 yields the protein MLKMELGIESLLKMAWVAAILPILIASFPSSYLNPVHQTLLVFAGRGKIIQSSSRLNKLTVPQKFFSHFYGFAVVWTSFLLLTTWIYAHKIGSLVSESTSHSNVASYLTGGSQVFSIYKTYSTSLEHNFGIWQAVFLLILMEIQVLRRLYESLYVFNYSSTAQLHICGYLTGFFFYTAAPLSLCCNCAPEVFTFVANTVAEFIVKGKNRMPPLEFQWLEFLTPLLKLGWFQWIGAVIFFCGWLHQRRCHAILGNLREVKEEAKDYRIPHGDWFEVVSCPHYFAEIVMLLLLPLPNKKSYVWRSCGC from the exons ATgctgaaaatggagttaggaaTTGAAAGTTTGCTGAAAATGGCATGGGTAGCAGCAATTTTACCCATTTTAATTGCTTCCTTCCCATCATCTTATCTCAATCCGGTGCATCAAACTCTTCTTGTTTTTGCTGGTCGTGGAAAAATCATCCAGTCTTCTTCTCGTCTCAAT AAACTCACAGTGCCCCAGAAATTTTTCTCACATTTCTATGGGTTTGCTGTGGTATGGACATCATTTTTGCTTCTCACAACTTGGATTTATGCACATAAAATTGGATCATTGGTTTCTGAGTCGACATCTCACTCTAATGTTGCCAGCTACTTGACTGGAGGTTCACAAGTTTTTTCCATTTATAAAACATATTCAACTTCACTGGAGCACAACTTTGGGATTTGGCAAGCAGTCTTTCTTCTTATATTGATGGAAATTCAAGTATTGCGGCGCTTGTATGAGTCGCTATATGTGTTTAACTACAGCAGTACAGCTCAGTTGCATATCTGCGGATATCTAACAGGTTTCTT CTTTTACACAGCAGCACCACTGTCCCTTTGCTGCAATTGTGCACCAGAAGTATTTACATTTGTGGCAAACACAGTTGCTGAGTTTATTGTGAAAGGAAAAAATCGCATGCCGCCTCTTGAATTTCAATGGTTGGAGTTTCTTACTCCTCTCCTGAAGCTTGGTTGGTTTCAATGGATTGGTGCAGTCATTTTCTTTTGTGGTTGGCTTCATCAGCGTCGCTGTCATGCCATTCTT GGGAATCTGCGGGAAGTGAAAGAAGAAGCTAAGGATTACCGAATCCCTCATGGTGACTGGTTCGAAGTTGTCTCCTGTCCTCATTATTTTGCTGAGATAGTAATGCTCCTTCTCCTCCCtcttccaaataaaaaaa GTTATGTATGGCGGTCTTGTGGTTGCTAG
- the LOC110792438 gene encoding NADP-dependent D-sorbitol-6-phosphate dehydrogenase-like has protein sequence MAITLNNGFKMPVVGLGVWRMDKKDVKDLILNSIKMGYRHFDCAADYQNEAEVGEALADAFQTGLVKREDLFITTKLWNSDHGHVLEACKDSLKKLRLDYLDLYLVHFPVATKHTGVGTTASALDEDGVLEIDTTISLETTWHAMEDLVSTGLVRSIGISNYDIFLTRDCLAYSKIKPAVNQIETHPYFQRDSLVKFCLKHGISVTAHTPLGGAAANTEWFGTVSCLDDPVLKGLAEKHKKTAAQIVLRWGIQRNTVVIPKSSKLDRLKENFQVLDFELKEEDMQHIKAIDRKYRTNQPAKFWGVDLYA, from the exons ATGGCGATCACATTGAACAATGGATTCAAAATGCCGGTTGTTGGGCTTGGAGTTTGGCGAATGGATAAGAAGGACGTCAAAGATCTCATCCTCAACTCCATTAAAATGGGTTATCGTCACTTTGATTGCGCTG CTGATTACCAGAATGAAGCTGAGGTTGGGGAGGCACTTGCTGATGCATTTCAAACTGGGCTTGTTAAGAGGGAGGATCTTTTCATAACCACTAAG CTGTGGAACTCTGACCATGGACATGTACTTGAAGCCTGCAAAGACAGTTTAAAGAAACTTCGCCTTGATTATTTGGATCTGTACTTGGTTCACTTTCCTGTAGCCACAAAGCATACTG GAGTTGGCACCACTGCAAGTGCATTGGATGAGGATGGTGTGCTGGAAATTGACACTACCATATCCTTGGAGACCACCTGGCACGCTATGGAAGATCTCGTTTCTACAGGTTTAGTTCGCAGCATTGGTATCAG CAACTATGACATCTTTCTGACAAGAGATTGTTTAGCTTATTCCAAAATAAAGCCAGCTGTGAACCAGATTGAAACACATCCTTACTTCCAACGTGATTCACTGGTGAAATTCTGTCTGAAGCATGGGATCAGTGTTACTGCACATACTCCTCTAGGAGGTGCAGCTGCTAACACTGAATGGTTCGGTACAGTATCTTGCTTGGATGATCCAGTTCTTAAG GGCCTTGCGGAGAAACACAAAAAGACAGCAGCACAGATTGTTCTCCGATGGGGGATCCAGCGCAATACAGTTGTCATACCAAAGTCCTCCAAGCTAGATAGATTGAAGGAAAACTTCCAAGTTCTAGACTTCGAGCTGAAAGAAGAAGACATGCAACATATTAAAGCCATAGATCGCAAATACCGAACCAATCAACCAGCCAAGTTCTGGGGAGTAGATTTGTATGCATGA
- the LOC110792437 gene encoding polyprenol reductase 2 isoform X1, translated as MLKMELGIESLLKMAWVAAILPILIASFPSSYLNPVHQTLLVFAGRGKIIQSSSRLNKLTVPQKFFSHFYGFAVVWTSFLLLTTWIYAHKIGSLVSESTSHSNVASYLTGGSQVFSIYKTYSTSLEHNFGIWQAVFLLILMEIQVLRRLYESLYVFNYSSTAQLHICGYLTGFFFYTAAPLSLCCNCAPEVFTFVANTVAEFIVKGKNRMPPLEFQWLEFLTPLLKLGWFQWIGAVIFFCGWLHQRRCHAILGNLREVKEEAKDYRIPHGDWFEVVSCPHYFAEIVMYGGLVVASGGLDQTVWLIFAFVVANLVFAAAETQRWYCRKFDNYPSNRYAIIPYVY; from the exons ATgctgaaaatggagttaggaaTTGAAAGTTTGCTGAAAATGGCATGGGTAGCAGCAATTTTACCCATTTTAATTGCTTCCTTCCCATCATCTTATCTCAATCCGGTGCATCAAACTCTTCTTGTTTTTGCTGGTCGTGGAAAAATCATCCAGTCTTCTTCTCGTCTCAAT AAACTCACAGTGCCCCAGAAATTTTTCTCACATTTCTATGGGTTTGCTGTGGTATGGACATCATTTTTGCTTCTCACAACTTGGATTTATGCACATAAAATTGGATCATTGGTTTCTGAGTCGACATCTCACTCTAATGTTGCCAGCTACTTGACTGGAGGTTCACAAGTTTTTTCCATTTATAAAACATATTCAACTTCACTGGAGCACAACTTTGGGATTTGGCAAGCAGTCTTTCTTCTTATATTGATGGAAATTCAAGTATTGCGGCGCTTGTATGAGTCGCTATATGTGTTTAACTACAGCAGTACAGCTCAGTTGCATATCTGCGGATATCTAACAGGTTTCTT CTTTTACACAGCAGCACCACTGTCCCTTTGCTGCAATTGTGCACCAGAAGTATTTACATTTGTGGCAAACACAGTTGCTGAGTTTATTGTGAAAGGAAAAAATCGCATGCCGCCTCTTGAATTTCAATGGTTGGAGTTTCTTACTCCTCTCCTGAAGCTTGGTTGGTTTCAATGGATTGGTGCAGTCATTTTCTTTTGTGGTTGGCTTCATCAGCGTCGCTGTCATGCCATTCTT GGGAATCTGCGGGAAGTGAAAGAAGAAGCTAAGGATTACCGAATCCCTCATGGTGACTGGTTCGAAGTTGTCTCCTGTCCTCATTATTTTGCTGAGATA GTTATGTATGGCGGTCTTGTGGTTGCTAGCGGAGGCCTAGACCAGACTGTGTGGTTGATTTTCGCATTTGTG GTGGCTAATCTTGTGTTTGCAGCAGCAGAGACACAGCGATGGTATTGCCGCAAATTTGACAACTACCCAAGCAATCGCTATGCCATTATTCCCTATGTTTATTAA